From the genome of Streptomyces sp. NBC_01260, one region includes:
- a CDS encoding glycoside hydrolase family 19 protein produces the protein MNRIKSLLTALSAVVATAAFLPAAAHAAAPAPVASCAPLWSSSTAYTAGGAVSHHGRNWTAKWWTRNENPGATTVWQDGGACTGGVGDFVISEAEFDRIFPDRDPFYTYQGLIDALHAYPRFANTGTEAMRSREAAAFLTHADFESVGLKCVKEINEANYWIKCDYSQPFGCPAGQSAYYGRGPIMFSWNFNYKPAGDALGLDLLNNPWLVERDPSVAWQTALWYWNTQNGPGTMTSHEAMVGGAGFGETIRSLNGALECDGGNPASVRARVAKYERITGIIGTNPGSGLTC, from the coding sequence CTGAACCGCATCAAGAGCCTTCTGACCGCACTGAGCGCCGTCGTCGCGACGGCTGCCTTCCTTCCCGCCGCGGCGCATGCGGCGGCCCCCGCCCCCGTCGCCTCGTGCGCGCCGCTGTGGAGTTCCTCGACGGCCTATACGGCCGGCGGCGCCGTCTCGCACCACGGCCGCAACTGGACGGCCAAATGGTGGACGCGGAACGAGAATCCGGGCGCCACCACCGTGTGGCAGGACGGCGGAGCCTGTACGGGCGGGGTCGGTGACTTCGTCATCAGCGAGGCGGAGTTCGACAGGATCTTCCCGGACCGCGACCCCTTCTACACGTACCAGGGGCTGATCGACGCCCTGCACGCCTACCCGCGCTTCGCGAACACCGGGACCGAGGCGATGCGGAGCCGGGAGGCGGCGGCGTTCCTGACGCACGCCGACTTCGAGTCGGTCGGCCTCAAGTGCGTGAAGGAGATCAACGAGGCCAACTACTGGATCAAGTGCGACTACAGCCAGCCCTTCGGCTGCCCGGCCGGGCAGTCCGCGTACTACGGTCGCGGCCCGATCATGTTCAGCTGGAACTTCAACTACAAGCCCGCCGGTGACGCGCTCGGCCTCGACCTGCTGAACAACCCGTGGCTGGTCGAGCGGGACCCGTCGGTCGCCTGGCAGACCGCGCTCTGGTACTGGAACACCCAGAACGGTCCCGGCACCATGACCTCGCACGAGGCCATGGTCGGCGGCGCCGGATTCGGCGAGACGATCCGCTCGCTCAACGGCGCGCTGGAGTGCGACGGCGGCAATCCCGCATCGGTGCGGGCGCGGGTCGCCAAGTACGAGCGGATCACCGGCATCATCGGCACGAACCCGGGTTCCGGACTCACCTGCTGA
- a CDS encoding glycoside hydrolase family 19 protein: MIRRIMGVLAALGAVVAALVVLPATTASAADCAAAWNSSSVYTGGGAASYNGHNWTAKWWTQNEKPGSSDVWADQGSCGSGGTDPGGPGSSDGFVVSEAQFNQMFPGRSSFYTYSGLTAALSAYPGFANTGSDTVKKQEAAAFLANVSHETGGLVYVVEQNTANYPHYCDSSQPYGCPAGQSAYYGRGPIQLSWNFNYKAAGDALGIDLLGNPYLVEQNAAVAWKTGLWYWNTQNGPGTMTAHNAMVNGAGFGETIRSINGSIECNGGNPAQVQSRIDKYQAFVSILGTTPGSNLSC; this comes from the coding sequence ATGATCAGACGCATCATGGGCGTGCTCGCCGCGCTGGGCGCGGTCGTCGCGGCGCTTGTCGTCCTTCCCGCCACCACCGCATCGGCGGCCGACTGCGCGGCTGCCTGGAACTCCTCGTCCGTCTACACGGGCGGCGGCGCCGCCTCGTACAACGGGCACAACTGGACCGCCAAGTGGTGGACCCAGAACGAGAAGCCCGGCAGCTCCGACGTCTGGGCCGATCAGGGCAGTTGCGGGAGCGGCGGCACGGACCCGGGCGGCCCCGGCTCGTCCGACGGCTTCGTCGTCAGCGAGGCGCAGTTCAACCAGATGTTCCCGGGCCGGAGTTCCTTCTACACCTACAGTGGTCTCACCGCCGCGCTGAGCGCCTACCCGGGCTTCGCCAACACCGGCAGCGACACGGTGAAGAAGCAGGAGGCGGCCGCGTTCCTGGCCAACGTCAGCCACGAGACCGGCGGCCTGGTGTACGTGGTCGAGCAGAACACGGCCAACTACCCCCACTACTGCGACAGCAGCCAGCCCTACGGCTGTCCCGCGGGCCAGTCCGCGTACTACGGCCGCGGCCCGATCCAGCTCAGCTGGAACTTCAACTACAAGGCCGCCGGTGACGCTCTCGGCATCGACCTGCTGGGCAACCCCTACCTGGTCGAGCAGAACGCCGCGGTGGCCTGGAAGACCGGCCTCTGGTACTGGAACACCCAGAACGGACCCGGCACCATGACGGCCCACAACGCCATGGTGAACGGCGCCGGATTCGGTGAGACGATCCGCTCGATCAACGGCTCCATCGAGTGCAACGGCGGCAACCCCGCCCAGGTCCAGAGCCGGATCGACAAGTACCAGGCCTTCGTGTCGATCCTCGGCACGACGCCCGGATCGAACCTGAGCTGCTGA
- a CDS encoding helix-turn-helix domain-containing protein: MHGLARSGGSRELLRWVSGRADGWAGLLGREGTVLYGVARDPDAASAGSAALAAEGARELTALGARSLSFDRGPHTALLFALEGPPGTAAPVLAVIGRRPLPDRLAVLLADAALPLTMCWAAETVERKRRRVDLAESRGREAVLHLLMTGQLSIAHQVAGALRPALPDPVRVCVVECSGGGRDEVARICTELSGGRSWIVRCPVYARHLILIVPAGPEPADGGLGPEVAAVVDDCVVGISQDVPLSDTATAYRQAFHALAVARGLPGRHAGFGSAPEPALVVGAEGARWADALLAPLLGHLPRRSQDPGSQELAATLASWLAFSSHATSHLKIHRNTLAARLRLIGELLDLDLNRVADQAALDLALAVRATPALPRSGRPAGDAAAPVLSLDEILRSPAVRSWAAQQVGPLGTPAAADNASDPYTTLRAWLECEAQLGPTAKALSISVPGVRKRLTRLETVLQRSLLRTPSARYDLWLAFRALDLTEGGQPNGGRRRP; encoded by the coding sequence ATGCACGGGCTCGCCCGCTCCGGCGGCTCGCGGGAACTGCTGCGCTGGGTGTCCGGCCGTGCCGACGGCTGGGCGGGACTGCTCGGCCGCGAGGGCACCGTCCTGTACGGCGTCGCCCGGGACCCGGATGCCGCGAGCGCCGGATCGGCCGCCCTCGCGGCCGAGGGCGCACGGGAGCTGACGGCGCTCGGGGCCCGCTCCCTCTCGTTCGACAGGGGGCCGCACACCGCGCTGCTGTTCGCCCTGGAAGGCCCGCCGGGCACCGCCGCACCGGTCCTCGCCGTGATCGGCCGGCGCCCGCTGCCGGACCGGCTGGCCGTGCTCCTCGCCGACGCGGCCCTGCCGCTCACCATGTGCTGGGCGGCCGAGACCGTCGAGCGCAAGCGCCGTCGCGTCGATCTGGCGGAGTCCCGCGGCCGCGAGGCGGTGCTGCATCTGCTCATGACCGGCCAGTTGTCGATCGCGCACCAGGTGGCGGGCGCGCTGAGGCCCGCCCTGCCCGACCCCGTCCGGGTCTGTGTCGTCGAGTGCTCGGGCGGCGGCAGGGACGAGGTGGCCCGGATCTGCACGGAGCTCTCCGGCGGCCGGTCCTGGATTGTGCGGTGCCCGGTGTACGCACGCCATCTGATCCTCATCGTGCCGGCGGGACCGGAACCGGCGGACGGGGGGCTCGGCCCGGAGGTGGCCGCGGTGGTGGACGACTGCGTCGTGGGCATCAGCCAGGACGTACCGCTGTCCGACACGGCGACCGCGTACCGCCAGGCCTTCCACGCGCTGGCCGTCGCCCGCGGGCTGCCCGGCCGGCACGCCGGCTTCGGCTCGGCACCCGAGCCCGCGCTGGTGGTCGGCGCCGAGGGTGCGCGGTGGGCCGACGCCCTGCTGGCCCCGCTGCTCGGGCATCTGCCGCGGCGCAGCCAGGACCCGGGCAGTCAGGAACTCGCGGCGACCCTCGCGTCCTGGCTCGCGTTCTCCTCGCACGCGACCTCGCACCTGAAGATCCACCGCAACACCCTGGCCGCACGGCTGCGGCTGATCGGCGAGCTGCTGGACCTGGATCTGAACCGGGTCGCCGACCAGGCCGCACTCGATCTGGCCCTGGCCGTCCGCGCCACACCCGCCCTGCCCAGGTCCGGCCGCCCGGCCGGGGACGCGGCGGCGCCCGTCCTTTCGCTGGACGAGATCCTGCGCAGCCCGGCGGTCCGCTCCTGGGCGGCCCAGCAGGTGGGCCCACTCGGCACCCCCGCGGCGGCGGACAACGCCTCCGACCCGTACACCACCCTGCGCGCCTGGCTGGAGTGCGAGGCCCAACTCGGGCCGACGGCCAAGGCGTTGTCCATCTCCGTACCCGGTGTGCGCAAACGCCTCACCCGGCTGGAGACCGTGCTCCAGCGCTCGCTCCTGCGGACGCCGAGTGCCCGCTACGACCTGTGGCTGGCGTTCCGGGCGCTGGACCTGACCGAGGGCGGACAGCCGAACGGGGGGCGCCGCCGGCCGTGA